From Pulveribacter suum, a single genomic window includes:
- the pstC gene encoding phosphate ABC transporter permease subunit PstC produces MLPAAPQAAPLEAARRLSPSAPPARRPMVSGVLVDRIFGALARGAALLTLALLLGIMASLVHGAWPSIQAYGLGFLTSSVWDPVKDEYGGLVMIYGTLATSFIALLIAVPVSFGIALFLTELSPAWLKRPLGTAVELLAAVPSIVYGMWGLMVFGPILATWVQQPLQALLSGVPYFGALVSGPPVGIGILSAGIILAIMIIPFIASVMRDVFEVTPALLKESAYGLGATTWEVVWKVVLPYTKSGVLGGVMLGLGRALGETMAVTFVIGNMNQLNTLSVFDAANSITSALANEFAEAAQGLHQASLIYLGLVLFFITFVVLSLSKLLLARLKKSEGARA; encoded by the coding sequence ATGCTGCCAGCAGCCCCCCAGGCGGCCCCGCTCGAAGCGGCCCGCCGGCTTTCCCCCAGTGCCCCGCCTGCGCGCCGGCCGATGGTCTCCGGCGTGCTGGTGGACCGCATCTTCGGCGCGCTGGCGCGCGGCGCGGCGCTGCTCACGTTGGCGCTGCTGCTGGGCATCATGGCCTCGCTGGTGCATGGCGCCTGGCCTTCCATCCAGGCCTACGGCCTGGGCTTTCTGACCAGCAGCGTGTGGGACCCGGTCAAGGACGAGTACGGCGGCCTGGTCATGATCTACGGCACGCTGGCCACGTCGTTCATCGCCCTGCTGATCGCCGTGCCGGTCAGCTTCGGCATCGCGCTGTTCCTGACGGAGCTCTCGCCGGCCTGGCTCAAGCGCCCGCTGGGCACGGCCGTGGAGCTGCTGGCGGCGGTGCCTTCCATCGTCTACGGCATGTGGGGGCTGATGGTCTTCGGGCCCATCCTGGCCACCTGGGTGCAGCAGCCGCTGCAGGCGCTGCTGTCGGGCGTGCCGTACTTCGGCGCACTGGTGTCGGGCCCGCCGGTGGGCATCGGCATCCTGTCGGCCGGGATCATCCTGGCGATCATGATCATCCCGTTCATCGCCTCGGTGATGCGCGACGTGTTCGAGGTCACGCCGGCGCTGCTCAAGGAGTCTGCCTACGGCCTGGGCGCCACCACCTGGGAGGTGGTCTGGAAGGTGGTGCTGCCCTATACCAAGTCCGGCGTGCTGGGCGGAGTGATGCTGGGCCTGGGCCGCGCCCTGGGCGAGACCATGGCCGTCACCTTCGTCATCGGCAACATGAACCAGCTCAATACGCTGTCGGTCTTCGACGCGGCCAATAGCATCACCTCGGCCCTGGCCAACGAGTTCGCCGAGGCCGCCCAGGGCCTGCACCAGGCCTCGCTGATCTACCTGGGGCTGGTGCTGTTCTTCATCACCTTCGTCGTGCTGTCGCTGTCCAAGCTGCTGCTGGCGCGGCTGAAAAAGAGCGAAGGAGCGCGCGCATGA
- the pstA gene encoding phosphate ABC transporter permease PstA has product MNTATDTRTSQRLIAAADLAQVRATRYAARKRVNQVALTLSLLAMAFGVFWLVWILWETVRLGLGGLSLALFTQMTPPPGEAGGLANALFGSFVMVALATFVGTPIGIMAGVYLAEYHPRGWLAATTRFVNDILLSAPSIVIGLFVYAVVVVRFKSFSAWAGILALALIVIPVVIRTTENMLLLVPASLREAAYALGTPKWKVITLVTLRAARAGVITGVLLAVARIAGETAPLLFTALNNQFWNGDLSKPMASLPVTIFKFAMSPYENWQQLAWAAVFLITLAVLALNILARVLARQK; this is encoded by the coding sequence ATGAACACCGCCACCGACACCCGCACCTCGCAGCGGCTGATCGCCGCCGCCGACCTGGCCCAGGTGCGCGCCACGCGCTACGCGGCGCGCAAGCGCGTGAACCAGGTGGCGCTCACGCTGTCGCTGCTGGCCATGGCCTTTGGCGTGTTCTGGCTGGTCTGGATCTTGTGGGAGACCGTCCGCCTGGGCCTGGGCGGCCTGAGCCTGGCGCTGTTCACCCAGATGACGCCGCCGCCGGGCGAGGCCGGCGGCCTGGCCAACGCCCTCTTCGGCTCGTTCGTCATGGTGGCGCTGGCGACCTTCGTGGGCACGCCCATCGGCATCATGGCCGGGGTGTACCTGGCGGAATACCACCCGCGCGGCTGGCTGGCCGCCACCACGCGCTTTGTCAACGACATCCTGCTGTCGGCCCCCAGCATCGTCATCGGCCTGTTCGTCTATGCGGTGGTGGTCGTGCGCTTCAAGAGCTTCTCCGCCTGGGCCGGCATCCTGGCCCTGGCGCTGATCGTCATTCCGGTGGTCATCCGCACCACCGAGAACATGCTGCTGCTGGTGCCCGCCAGCCTGCGCGAGGCGGCCTACGCCCTGGGCACGCCCAAGTGGAAGGTCATCACCCTGGTGACGCTGCGCGCGGCGCGCGCCGGCGTCATCACCGGCGTGCTGCTGGCCGTGGCGCGCATCGCCGGCGAAACGGCGCCGCTGCTCTTTACCGCGTTGAACAACCAGTTCTGGAACGGCGACCTGTCCAAGCCCATGGCCAGCCTGCCGGTGACCATCTTCAAGTTCGCCATGAGCCCCTACGAGAACTGGCAGCAGCTGGCCTGGGCGGCGGTGTTCTTGATCACGCTGGCCGTGCTGGCCCTGAACATCCTGGCGCGCGTGCTGGCGCGGCAGAAATAA
- the pstB gene encoding phosphate ABC transporter ATP-binding protein PstB — protein sequence MPSTRTFEPPRAKLTVRDLNFYYGRFHALKNIHLDIPENKVTAFIGPSGCGKSTLLRTFNRMFELYPEQRAEGQILLDGQDLLTSREDVALIRAKVGMVFQKPTPFPMSIYDNIAFGVKLFERLNATDMEERVEWALKKAALWGEVKDKLHQSGSGLSGGQQQRLCIARGIAIKPEVLLLDEPCSALDPISTAKIEELIAELKNDYTVVIVTHNMQQAARCSDYTAYMYLGDLVEFGETEAMFFKPQRKETEDYITGRFG from the coding sequence ATGCCCTCCACCCGGACCTTCGAGCCCCCGCGCGCCAAGCTCACCGTGCGCGACCTGAACTTCTATTACGGGCGCTTTCATGCGCTCAAGAACATCCACCTGGACATCCCGGAAAACAAGGTCACGGCCTTCATCGGGCCGTCCGGCTGCGGCAAGTCCACGCTCTTGCGCACCTTCAACCGCATGTTCGAGCTGTACCCCGAGCAGCGCGCCGAAGGGCAGATCCTGCTGGACGGGCAGGACCTGCTGACCAGCCGCGAGGACGTGGCGCTGATCCGCGCCAAGGTGGGCATGGTGTTCCAAAAGCCCACGCCCTTCCCGATGTCCATCTACGACAACATCGCCTTCGGCGTGAAGCTGTTCGAGCGCCTGAACGCCACCGACATGGAAGAGCGCGTGGAGTGGGCGCTGAAGAAGGCCGCGCTGTGGGGCGAGGTCAAGGACAAGCTGCACCAAAGCGGCTCCGGCCTGTCGGGCGGCCAGCAGCAGCGCCTGTGCATCGCCCGCGGCATCGCCATCAAGCCCGAGGTGCTGCTGCTGGACGAGCCGTGCTCGGCGCTGGACCCGATCTCCACCGCGAAGATCGAGGAGCTGATCGCCGAGCTGAAGAACGACTACACGGTGGTCATCGTCACGCACAACATGCAGCAGGCCGCGCGCTGCAGCGACTACACGGCCTACATGTACCTGGGCGACTTGGTGGAGTTCGGCGAGACCGAGGCCATGTTCTTCAAGCCCCAGCGCAAGGAGACCGAGGACTACATCACCGGAAGATTTGGATGA
- the phoU gene encoding phosphate signaling complex protein PhoU: MTEKHLSTQFDSELNAISARVMELGGLVESQIRQAIHALSHFSPEAAQEVETLEQRVNAMEVEIDHELTTIIARRQPTARDLRLLMAFSKATANLERMGDEATRMARMCLSIIDSGAARALPTSDLRVAADLASGLLRKALDAFARLDTRAALAILKEDDLIDQEFDGFVRKLITYMMEDPRKISPSLDLLFLAKAIERIGDHSKNVAELIIYLVEGRDVRHRALHEIESALG, translated from the coding sequence ATGACCGAGAAGCACCTTTCCACGCAGTTCGACAGCGAGTTGAACGCGATTTCCGCCCGTGTCATGGAGCTGGGCGGGCTGGTGGAGTCGCAGATCCGCCAGGCCATCCACGCGCTGTCGCACTTCAGCCCCGAGGCGGCGCAGGAGGTGGAGACGCTGGAGCAGCGCGTGAACGCCATGGAAGTCGAGATCGACCATGAGCTGACCACCATCATTGCCCGGCGCCAGCCCACGGCGCGCGACCTGCGCCTCTTGATGGCCTTTTCCAAGGCCACGGCCAACCTGGAGCGCATGGGCGACGAGGCCACGCGCATGGCGCGCATGTGCCTGTCCATCATCGACAGCGGCGCCGCCCGCGCCCTGCCCACCAGCGACCTGCGCGTGGCGGCAGATCTCGCCTCGGGCCTGCTGCGCAAGGCGCTGGACGCGTTTGCGCGGCTGGACACGCGTGCCGCGCTGGCCATCCTGAAGGAGGACGACCTGATCGACCAGGAGTTCGACGGCTTCGTGCGCAAGCTCATCACCTACATGATGGAAGACCCGCGCAAGATCTCGCCCAGCCTGGACCTGCTGTTCCTGGCCAAGGCCATCGAGCGCATCGGCGACCACTCCAAGAACGTGGCCGAGCTGATCATCTACCTGGTGGAGGGGCGCGACGTGCGCCACCGCGCGCTGCACGAGATCGAGTCCGCACTGGGCTGA
- the phoB gene encoding phosphate regulon transcriptional regulator PhoB, with translation MTKKLPRVLIVEDEPPIAELIAVNLRHNGFAPVWAEDGESAQRELDAVLPDVILLDWMLPGMSGLQLARRWRADSRTKAVPILMLTARGDEPDKVAGLDAGADDYVTKPFSTQELLARMRAVLRRRAPEQLSDSVAIGALVLDAATHRVSWQGEPLKVGPTEFRLLHYLMKHPERVHSRAQLLDKVWGDHVFIEERTVDVHIKRLREALGSAGRLVQTVRGAGYRLTAEAAVDAQA, from the coding sequence ATGACCAAGAAACTGCCCCGCGTGCTCATCGTCGAGGACGAGCCGCCGATCGCCGAACTCATCGCCGTGAACCTGCGCCACAACGGCTTTGCGCCCGTGTGGGCCGAAGACGGCGAATCCGCCCAGCGCGAGCTGGACGCCGTGCTGCCCGATGTCATCTTGCTGGACTGGATGCTGCCGGGCATGAGCGGCCTGCAGCTGGCCCGACGCTGGCGCGCCGACAGCCGCACCAAGGCCGTGCCCATCCTGATGCTGACCGCGCGTGGCGACGAGCCCGACAAGGTCGCCGGGCTGGACGCCGGCGCCGACGACTACGTGACCAAGCCCTTTTCCACCCAGGAGCTGCTGGCGCGCATGCGCGCCGTGCTGCGCCGGCGCGCGCCCGAGCAGCTCAGCGACAGCGTGGCCATTGGCGCGCTGGTGCTGGACGCGGCCACCCACCGCGTCAGCTGGCAGGGCGAGCCGCTCAAGGTGGGGCCGACGGAATTTCGCCTGCTGCACTACCTCATGAAGCACCCCGAGCGCGTGCACAGCCGCGCGCAGCTGCTGGACAAGGTCTGGGGCGACCACGTCTTCATCGAGGAGCGCACGGTGGATGTGCACATCAAGCGCCTGCGCGAAGCCCTGGGCAGCGCCGGGCGCCTGGTGCAGACCGTGCGCGGCGCCGGCTATCGGCTCACCGCCGAGGCCGCGGTCGATGCCCAGGCGTGA
- the phoR gene encoding phosphate regulon sensor histidine kinase PhoR, which translates to MLLRLFVLTLCQLAGAAAGWWLARAWGAAAGAALGAWLWLAADSWAAARLLAWLRSGEPGEALPRLHGPWAEAAERARRLLRDGQRREQASQGRLDDILAALQASPNGVTLLDAGGHIEWCNQMAEEHFGLDATRDALQSIGNLVREPEFAAYLAGGDHAPGVVLPGRGSTPSRPVRIAVHLHPYGDGRRLLLSRDITQLEQAEAMRRDFVANVSHEIRTPLTVLIGFVETLQTLPLSAAERDRYLGLMARQGERMQRLVQDLLTLSRLEGSPLPGRQDWVSVRELLRHCHDEARALSAALTQGARAHHIAFPDAAQAEAAGQVAGSAGELQSALTNLVNNAVRYTPAGGSITVCWEAQPGGGARFCVTDSGPGIAPEHLARITERFYRVDRSRSRDTGGTGLGLAIVKHVAQRHGAVLRVASLLGEGATFSIEFPAARLRAARELSAAGTAP; encoded by the coding sequence ATGCTGTTGCGCCTGTTCGTTCTGACCCTGTGCCAGCTGGCCGGCGCCGCGGCCGGCTGGTGGCTGGCACGCGCCTGGGGCGCGGCGGCGGGCGCCGCACTGGGCGCCTGGCTGTGGCTGGCCGCGGACAGCTGGGCGGCGGCGCGCCTGCTGGCCTGGCTGCGCAGCGGCGAGCCCGGCGAGGCGCTGCCCCGCCTGCACGGCCCCTGGGCCGAGGCCGCCGAGCGCGCCCGGCGCCTGCTGCGCGACGGCCAGCGGCGCGAGCAGGCCAGCCAGGGCCGGCTGGACGACATCCTGGCCGCGCTGCAGGCCTCGCCCAACGGCGTGACGCTGCTGGACGCCGGCGGCCACATCGAATGGTGTAACCAGATGGCCGAGGAGCACTTCGGCCTGGACGCCACGCGCGACGCGCTGCAGTCCATCGGCAACCTGGTGCGCGAGCCCGAGTTCGCCGCGTACCTGGCCGGCGGCGACCACGCGCCGGGCGTGGTGTTGCCCGGGCGCGGCAGCACGCCGTCGCGGCCGGTGCGCATTGCCGTGCATCTGCACCCCTATGGCGACGGGCGGCGCCTGCTGCTGTCGCGCGACATCACCCAGCTGGAGCAGGCCGAGGCCATGCGCCGCGACTTCGTGGCCAACGTCTCGCACGAGATCCGCACGCCGCTCACGGTGCTGATCGGCTTCGTCGAGACGCTGCAGACCCTGCCGCTGTCCGCTGCCGAGCGCGATCGCTACCTGGGCCTGATGGCGCGCCAGGGCGAGCGCATGCAGCGCCTGGTGCAGGACCTGCTGACCCTGTCGCGCCTGGAGGGCAGCCCGCTGCCCGGGCGCCAGGACTGGGTCAGCGTGCGCGAGCTGCTGCGCCACTGCCACGATGAAGCCAGGGCGCTGTCGGCCGCGCTGACCCAGGGCGCCCGGGCGCACCACATCGCCTTTCCGGATGCCGCGCAGGCCGAGGCGGCCGGCCAGGTCGCGGGCAGCGCCGGCGAGCTGCAAAGCGCCTTGACCAACCTGGTCAACAACGCCGTGCGCTACACGCCGGCGGGCGGCTCCATTACCGTCTGCTGGGAGGCGCAGCCCGGCGGTGGCGCGCGCTTTTGCGTCACCGACAGCGGCCCGGGCATCGCGCCCGAGCACCTGGCGCGCATCACCGAGCGCTTTTACCGCGTGGACCGCAGCCGCTCGCGCGACACCGGCGGCACCGGCCTGGGCCTGGCCATCGTCAAGCACGTGGCGCAGCGCCACGGCGCCGTGCTGCGCGTGGCCAGCCTGCTGGGCGAGGGGGCCACGTTCAGCATCGAGTTCCCCGCCGCGCGGCTGCGCGCCGCGCGCGAGCTCAGCGCTGCCGGGACTGCGCCTTGA